In Macadamia integrifolia cultivar HAES 741 chromosome 5, SCU_Mint_v3, whole genome shotgun sequence, a single window of DNA contains:
- the LOC122078912 gene encoding protein NONRESPONDING TO OXYLIPINS 2, mitochondrial isoform X2 translates to MASLRRSAMAGARSIAFRSRNVVTETLAPKATMNSLFPPIRTTPRASRMVMALGSVESLMPLHSAIASTRLVSIIAVDSSCWSWLSQGFAVPR, encoded by the exons ATGGCTTCGCTTCGTAGATCAGCGATGGCGGGAGCTAGGTCTATTGCATTTCGTTCCAGAAATGTAGTCACTGAAACCCTTGCACCCAAAGCTACCATGAATTCCCTCTTCCCTCCCATAAGAACAACTCCTCGTGCTTCAAG GATGGTCATGGCGTTAGGAAGCGTGGAATCTCTGATGCCACTTCACAGTGCCATCGCTTCTACTCGTCTCGTATCCATCATCGCCGTTGACTCCAGTTGCTGGAGTTGGCTCTCTCAAG GGTTTGCAGTTCCTCGGTGA
- the LOC122078912 gene encoding protein NONRESPONDING TO OXYLIPINS 2, mitochondrial isoform X1 gives MASLRRSAMAGARSIAFRSRNVVTETLAPKATMNSLFPPIRTTPRASRMVMALGSVESLMPLHSAIASTRLVSIIAVDSSCWSWLSQGLALPL, from the exons ATGGCTTCGCTTCGTAGATCAGCGATGGCGGGAGCTAGGTCTATTGCATTTCGTTCCAGAAATGTAGTCACTGAAACCCTTGCACCCAAAGCTACCATGAATTCCCTCTTCCCTCCCATAAGAACAACTCCTCGTGCTTCAAG GATGGTCATGGCGTTAGGAAGCGTGGAATCTCTGATGCCACTTCACAGTGCCATCGCTTCTACTCGTCTCGTATCCATCATCGCCGTTGACTCCAGTTGCTGGAGTTGGCTCTCTCAAG GACTTGCATTGCCGTTGTGA
- the LOC122079657 gene encoding zeaxanthin epoxidase, chloroplastic: MASSAIFYSYLHPSSTFSRTHFPISFSNDFSEEFLSSSHYNCVKSKALNSRKRTRVRAVLEAPVTTTTSTHTGTGSWDSSPQKKKLRVLVAGGGIGGLVFALAAKKKGFDVLVFEKDASAIRGEGKYRGPIQIQSNALAALEAIDFEVAEEIMNAGCITGDRINGLVDGISGSWYIKFDTFTPAAKRGLPVTRVISRITLQQILARAVGEDVIMNGSNVVDFEDDGNKVAAVLENGERYEGDLLVGADGIWSKVRKNLFGPKDATYSGYTCYTGIADFVPPDIETVGYRVFLGHKQYFVSSDVGAGKMQWYAFHKEAPGGVDAPNGKKERLLKIFHGWCDGVIDLILATNEDDILRRDIYDRSPIFTWGKGCVTLLGDSVHAMQPNMGQGGCMAIEDSYELAFELEKAWTQSVELGTPLDIASSLRRYENARRLRVAIIHGMARMAALMASTYKPYLGVGLGPLSFLTKFRIPHPGTVGGRFFIDIAMPLMLNWVLGGNSAKLEGRFQSCRLSDRASDQLQRWFEDDDALERALGGEWFLLPLERENSGAIQPIHLSRDENKPCIVGNFPPSNLPVVSVTITSPQVSDVHARISCKDGAFYLTDLRSKHGTWITDNEGRQYRLPPNFPARFHPSDIIEFGSDRKAAFRVKVLKVPPKIEGKEEDRIVSTV; this comes from the exons ATGGCTTCCTCGGCAATTTTTTACAGTTATCTTCATCCATCGAGCACATTTTCAAGAACCCACTTTCCAATTTCCTTTTCCAATGACTTCTCTGAAGAGTTCTTGTCATCTTCACACTACAACTGCGTCAAAAGTAAAGCTCTCAACAGTCGGAAGAGGACTAGGGTGAGGGCTGTCCTGGAAGCCCCTGTGACGACCACCACATCTACCCATACTGGCACCGGCAGTTGGGATAGTTCACcgcagaagaagaagcttcgTGTGCTTGTGGCAGGGGGTGGGATTGGTGGGCTTGTTTTTGCTCTGGCTGCTAAGAAGAAAGGCTTTGATGTGTTAGTGTTTGAGAAGGATGCAAGTGCTATTAGAGGGGAAGGGAAGTACAGGGGCCCAATCCAGATACAAAGTAATGCATTGGCTGCCTTGGAGGCCATTGATTTTGAGGTTGCCGAGGAAATTATGAACGCTGGCTGCATCACTGGTGACCGAATCAATGGACTGGTCGATGGGATCTCTGGTTCTTG GTACATCAAGTTTGATACATTCACTCCTGCAGCGAAACGAGGGCTTCCTGTCACGAGGGTTATTAGTCGAATTACTCTGCAACAAATCCTGGCTCGGGCAGTTGGTGAAGATGTCATTATGAATGGAAGTAATGTTGTTGACTTTGAGGATGATGGGAATAAG GTTGCAGCTGTGCTTGAGAACGGGGAACGTTATGAAGGTGATCTTCTGGTTGGAGCTGATGGCATATGGTCAAAG GTTAGGAAGAATTTGTTTGGACCCAAAGATGCCACGTATTCAGGTTACACTTGTTACACTGGTATTGCAGATTTTGTGCCCCCAGATATTGAAACTGTTGG GTACCGTGTATTTTTGGGTCACAAACAATACTTTGTTTCTTCCGATGTGGGTGCTGGAAAGATGCAGTGGTATGCGTTTCACAAGGAAGCACCTGGTGGAGTTGATGCTCCCAATG GTAAAAAGGAAAGATTGCTTAAAATATTCCATGGTTGGTGTGATGGTGTAATTGACTTGATACTCGCTACAAATGAGGATGACATTCTTCGTCGTGACATATATGACCGATCACCCATTTTTACTTGGGGAAAGGGTTGTGTAACCTTGCTTGGGGACTCCGTTCATGCAATGCAGCCAAATATGGGTCAAGGTGGATGCATGGCTATTGAG GATAGCTACGAACTGGCTTTTGAGCTTGAGAAAGCTTGGACACAAAGTGTTGAATTGGGAACCCCTCTTGATATTGCATCCTCTCTAAGGCg TTATGAGAATGCAAGAAGATTGCGTGTCGCTATTATCCATGGAATGGCAAGGATGGCTGCTTTAATGGCTTCCACTTACAAGCCCTATCTGGGTGTTGGGCTTGGGCCACTGTCG TTCTTGACAAAGTTCCGGATACCACATCCAGGAACAGTTGGTGGGAGATTTTTTATTGACATTGCAATGCCCTTAATGTTGAATTGGGTCTTAGGTGGTAACAG CGCAAAACTTGAAGGGAGATTCCAAAGCTGCCGGCTGTCAGACAGA GCAAGCGACCAATTACAGAGATGGTTTGAGGATGATGATGCACTGGAGCGTGCACTTGGAGGAGA GTGGTTTCTTTTGCcattggagagagagaatagtGGGGCAATACAACCTATACATTTAAGTAGGGATGAGAACAAACCCTGCATAGTTGG GAACTTTCCACCTTCCAATTTGCCAGTAGTATCAGTGACAATAACTTCACCTCAG GTTTCTGATGTACATGCTCGTATCAGTTGTAAGGATGGTGCTTTCTACCTGACTGATTTGCGGAGTAAACATGGTACCTGGATCACTGA TAATGAAGGTAGGCAGTATCGGTTGCCCCCAAACTTTCCAGCTCGATTTCATCCATCTGACATCATTGAGTTCGGTTCTGATCGGAAG GCTGCCTTTCGTGTTAAGGTGCTGAAGGTCCCTCCAAAGATTGAAGGTAAGGAAGAGGATCGAATTGTCTCTACCGTATGA